GGCCTGCGCAACCCAGACGACCTCAAGGGGAGTCCCCTCGACCCGGAGCGGGCCGGGGCCGATCGCGTCCTGCTGCATCCCTATGACGCGGCGGTACCCAGCGATGCCGACGCCTGGGTGCAGGCGACGCTGGAGCACTTCGGGCGATTCGACAGCGTGATCCACTGCGCGGGGATCTTCTCGCGGGTGCCCGTTGTCTTTGAGAACGGCCAAGAGGAGGAGATCCAGTGCCTCTTCGACATCAATGTGATGGGGCCCTGGTGGCTGACCCGTGCCGCCTGGCCGCAGCTGGCCGCCCATGGCTCCGGCCGCATCGTCGTGCTGGTGTCGATGAGTGGCAAACGCACCAAGGGGCGCCTGGCGGCCTACAGCACCAGCAAGTTCGCCTTGATGGGGCTCTGCCAGACGATGCGCAATGAGGGTTGGGAGAGCGGCATCCGCGTGACGGCGATCTGCCCGAGTTGGGTCAACACCGACATGGCTGCCGCCGTGAAAGCGTTGCCGCCCGAGCAGATGACCCAAAGCGAAGACCTCGCCGCCCTCACCAGCCAGCTGCTCGAGCAACCCAACAGTTGCGTGCCCTTTGAGCTGGCGGTGAACTGCAATCTCGAGGCCTAGCGCTCGAACTGGTACTCACGGGTCAGCTTGAAGACCGTGCCACTGAGCAGCAGGAGCGCAATCAGGTTGGGGATGGCCATCAGTCCATTGAGGATGTCAGCCACGGTCCAGATCAGATCAAAACTGGCCACTGAGCCCAAGACGACAACGGCAACCCAGACCAAGCGAAACGGCTTAATCCCCTTCACGCCAACGAGAAACTCCAGGCAGCGCTCGCTGTAGTAACCCCAACCCAGGATCGTGGTCGCGGTGAAGAAGACCGTGCCGAAGGTCACCAACCAAGCACCACCGGGCAGCCCCCAATCAAAGGCTGCCATCGTGAGGGCGACGCCCTGAGGTGCAGTCGCACCTTCCATTGGCAGCCAGGCGCCACTGATCACGATCACCAGCGCAGTCATCGTGCAAACGATGATCGTGTCGATAAAGGTGCCCAGCATGGCGACAGAGCCCTGCAGCACCGGATCACCAGGCTTGGCGGCCGCTTGGGCGATAGGGGCCGTACCCAAACCAGCCTCGTTGGAGAAGACACCTCGGGCAATCCCCTTCTGAATCATGACGCCGATCGCACCACCAGCGAGGGCTTGAGCCGTGAAGGCGTCCTGGACGATCAAGGACAGAGCAGCAGGTATTTCGCCCAGGTGAGCCAACAGGATCGTGAGCGCACCACCCACGTAGACGATGGCCATGAACGGCACTACCGCGGAGGCGACACGGCCGATCCGTTCGATACCACCGATGATCACCGCAAAGGTGATGGCGGCAAACACCACCCCGGTTACGAGCGGGGTTATCCCAAGACTCACGTTCAACGCCTTGGCCAGCTCATGGGCCTGAACACCATTGCCAATCCCAAAGCCCGCCAGGGTGCCAAACACCGCAAACAGAACCGCCAGCCAACCCCATCCCTTTCCGAGGCCGTTACGGATGACGTACATCGGTCCGCCGACATGCTCGCCAAGCTCATCCACCTCGCGGTGGTGAACAGCCAAGAGGGACTCGGCGTACTTGGTGGCCATGCCCACCAGAGCAATCAGCCACATCCAGAACACGGCTCCTGGACCACCCACCCCAATGGCCCCAGCCACACCGGCGACGTTTCCCGTGCCGATCGTCGCTGCGAGGGCGGTCATCAACGACTCGAACGCCGTCACATCACCTTCGCCATTGGAGTGACGAATGGAGGCCCAGGTCTGCCGGACGGCATAACCGATGCGGCGGAGGGGCATCAAGCGAAGCCCCACCATCAAGTAGAGCCCCGTTAGTCCGATCAACCAGAGGGTGTAGGGCCCCCACACCACTGAATTGATCTGATTGAGCAGATCCTGCATCCGATCCCGTCAGTACAAGCTGGCGGGATCGTGTCACATCTGGCGGGGTTCAGCTATTGGCGTTGAGGGCTTCGAAACGGAAGACCTGACGACCGGCAGGGGTGTCCCCAAAGGCCTCGGTTTCCACCACCCGCTCGCTCAGCACCCAGGGGCCTTCACCGGCCAGGGGCACGAAGGTGTCGGTGAAGGTGCTCTTGCCGCCGCGGGCAGCGCCGCTGGCTGGATCGGCGTATTGGCTGGTGTAGGTGTGGCTCAGGTAACCGCTACCAGTGTCGGTGGTGCTCTCGGTGAAGATCGTCACCACGGTGCCGTGGATGTGGCGGTGCACCATCGTCACCACGTCGTCCTTGATCCGGTAGCGGTCGCCGGCGTTCTTGCCGCCCACAATCACCTCGGTGCCCACTGCATCGGTCTCGCCGGCGGTGAAGGTGTTCTCGCCGTGGGTCTGCTCGAAGCTGCGGCGGACCCGGTGGATGCAGACCTCCCAGAGCTGGGAGGCGATCGCCTTGTGGATCTCCTCGTTCTCGATGCCCTCCACCTGGGCCTTGAGGTCAGCGCCCACCTTGAAGCTGCTTTCCACACGCTGGTCGTCCTGTTCCCAGACGCAACGACCGCTGTAGCCGCCGAAGCCAGGGGCCCAGGTGTAGCGGTTTTCATAGGCCGCCCGGAAGGCAGCCGTGCAGTCGGAGCCAGAGCTAACCGGAGCAGAGCTAGAGGCGACGGTCACGGATACGCATTCAGCAAGCGATCAGCGTAGGGGGATGGAGCGATCCGTGAATTCACGGACGCCTTAGCTCCACGCAGCCCATAGCGTGGAAGCCATGGGAGCAGGAACCAATACTTCTGCGAAACAGAACTAAAATGAACGGGTGATCCGCTCGTTTCGATGCGCAGACACCGAGCGACTAGCTCACGGATGGGCGATCCCCCGCTTTCAGGCCTTCGAACGGGTGGCCCGGCGCAAGCTTCGCCAGCTGGACATTGCCTCGCGCCTGGAGGATCTGCGCATTCCCCCCGGCAATCGACTGGAGGCACTGCGCGGCGACCGAGCTGGAGAACACAGCATCCGGATCAACGACCAATTCCGCCTTTGCTTTATTTGGTCAGATTCCGGCCCTGAAGCCGTTGAGATCGTTGATTACCACTGATGACTGCCACACATCGCCTAAGCCCTATTACCCCAGGTGAACTGCTCGTTGAGGAGTTTCTGGTTCCGCTTGGGGTCAGCCAGTACCGACTGTCGAAGGCCATCAAGGTGCCGGCATCCAGGATCAGCGAAATCGTCTCCGGTCAGCGATCGATCACTGCGGATACCGACCTGCGACTCTGCCGCTTCCTGGGCCTCAGTCCTGGGTACTGGCTTCGTGCTCAAGCCGCCTACGACACAGAGATTGCTGGAGCGGAGCTCGCTGAGGAGATCGCCAAGATTCAGCCCTTGGTGAACAGCTGAGTCCCTAGCCGTGGATGTCCTGCAGGGCGCGCACCTGCATCTCCTGGGCCTGGAGGGCGGCGATCCCTTCCACCGCAGCGCGGGCACCGGCCAGGGTCGTGACGGTCGTCACGGCGTAGTCGATCGCGGCGCGGCGCAGGTACTTGTCGTCGTGGGCCGCCTGACGGCCGACGGGGGTGTTGATCACCAGCTGGATCTCGCCGGAGCGGATCGCGTCTTCGATGTTCGGGCGACCCTCGTGCACCTTCAGCACGGTCTCCACCTGGAGCCCCGCCGCCGCGAGGGCGCGGGCGGTGCCTTCGGTGGCCACCAGGCGGAAGCCCATCTGATCGAGGCGCTGGGCGACAGGCAGCAGGGCTGACTTATCGCGGTCATGGGTCGAGAGGAAGACCGTGCCGCTGGTGGGCAGGGCCTCACTCGCCCCCAGTTCCGCCTTGGCGTAGGCCAGGCCAAAGCTGGTGGCGGTGCCCATCACCTCACCGGTGCTGCGCATCTCAGGACCCAGGATCGAGTCAGCCCCGGGGAAGCGCTTGAAGGGGAGCACCGCCTCCTTCACCGCCTGCAGCGGGGGCTTGGGCTCGCTGGTCAGACCGATCTGCTCGAGGGTTTTGCCGGACATGATCCGGCTGGCGATCTTGGCCAGGGGGGCGCCGGTGGCCTTGGCCACGAAGGGCACCGTGCGGGAGGCGCGGGGGTTCGCCTCAATGATGTAGACGAGGCCGTCCTTGATCGCGAACTGCAGGTTGATCAGTCCGTTGACCTGAAGGGCCAAGGCCAGGGCTTCACTCCACTGGCGGATCGTCGCGAGGGCCTCCTGCTCCAGGCTCACCGAGGGCAGGGCACAGGCGGAGTCACCGGAGTGGACGCCGGCCGGTTCGATGTGCTCCATCAGACCGCCGATGACCACCTTGCCGGTGCCATCGCAGAGGGCATCGACATCCACCTCGGTGGCGTTCTCGAGGTACTGGTCAATCAGGACCGGATGATCCGGCTCGACGTTCACCGCTTCGTTCATGTAGCGG
This DNA window, taken from Synechococcus sp. LTW-R, encodes the following:
- a CDS encoding SDR family NAD(P)-dependent oxidoreductase; this translates as MRTLLISGASRGIGRAMAERLLRDGHRLSLGLRNPDDLKGSPLDPERAGADRVLLHPYDAAVPSDADAWVQATLEHFGRFDSVIHCAGIFSRVPVVFENGQEEEIQCLFDINVMGPWWLTRAAWPQLAAHGSGRIVVLVSMSGKRTKGRLAAYSTSKFALMGLCQTMRNEGWESGIRVTAICPSWVNTDMAAAVKALPPEQMTQSEDLAALTSQLLEQPNSCVPFELAVNCNLEA
- a CDS encoding sodium:alanine symporter family protein codes for the protein MQDLLNQINSVVWGPYTLWLIGLTGLYLMVGLRLMPLRRIGYAVRQTWASIRHSNGEGDVTAFESLMTALAATIGTGNVAGVAGAIGVGGPGAVFWMWLIALVGMATKYAESLLAVHHREVDELGEHVGGPMYVIRNGLGKGWGWLAVLFAVFGTLAGFGIGNGVQAHELAKALNVSLGITPLVTGVVFAAITFAVIIGGIERIGRVASAVVPFMAIVYVGGALTILLAHLGEIPAALSLIVQDAFTAQALAGGAIGVMIQKGIARGVFSNEAGLGTAPIAQAAAKPGDPVLQGSVAMLGTFIDTIIVCTMTALVIVISGAWLPMEGATAPQGVALTMAAFDWGLPGGAWLVTFGTVFFTATTILGWGYYSERCLEFLVGVKGIKPFRLVWVAVVVLGSVASFDLIWTVADILNGLMAIPNLIALLLLSGTVFKLTREYQFER
- a CDS encoding DUF3386 domain-containing protein, with product MTVASSSAPVSSGSDCTAAFRAAYENRYTWAPGFGGYSGRCVWEQDDQRVESSFKVGADLKAQVEGIENEEIHKAIASQLWEVCIHRVRRSFEQTHGENTFTAGETDAVGTEVIVGGKNAGDRYRIKDDVVTMVHRHIHGTVVTIFTESTTDTGSGYLSHTYTSQYADPASGAARGGKSTFTDTFVPLAGEGPWVLSERVVETEAFGDTPAGRQVFRFEALNANS
- a CDS encoding type II toxin-antitoxin system RelE/ParE family toxin, which encodes MIRSFRCADTERLAHGWAIPRFQAFERVARRKLRQLDIASRLEDLRIPPGNRLEALRGDRAGEHSIRINDQFRLCFIWSDSGPEAVEIVDYH
- a CDS encoding HigA family addiction module antitoxin, whose amino-acid sequence is MTATHRLSPITPGELLVEEFLVPLGVSQYRLSKAIKVPASRISEIVSGQRSITADTDLRLCRFLGLSPGYWLRAQAAYDTEIAGAELAEEIAKIQPLVNS